A stretch of Rhizobium sp. TH2 DNA encodes these proteins:
- a CDS encoding acyclic terpene utilization AtuA family protein, translated as MKSIVKIGCGAGFWGDSPEGPEQLVKAGVDYLVMDYLAEITMSILTRMKAQKPELGYATDFVTTVMKPLAAQIKAKKIRVVTNAGGVNPEACRDALVALFKELGVDLSVAVVLGDDLTDRAGEFQARGVTEMFSGEPMPAKLTSVNAYLGAFPIARALDLGADIVLTGRCVDSAVVLGPLIHEFGWKEDDFDLLAAGSLAGHIIECGAQTTGGVFTDWRDVAEDWDRMGFPIAECRADGTFEITKPEDTGGAVTPETVAEQVVYEVGDPRSYLLPDVTCDFSMVTLAASGPDRVRVTGAKGRAPTSTYKVCATYADGYRSAATMMIAGREAVAKAEAVGRAILKRSSRLMHEAGFADFTERALEVIGSEFSYGAQAAHGDAREVILRIAVRHGSKDALQIFGREIYPAATAMAQGLTGFAGGRPEPQPVIRLFSFLTDKSDVQVRIVFGDEARTIAIFQPDPGSGEALVEHPLQSQEIPTGAVANVPLIRIAHGRSGDKGDTANIGVIARDEKFVPIIRRALTEQAVGQYFQHILRGKVTRFEWPGLTGFNFVMENALGGGGVASLRNDPQGKALAQILMDMPVAVPVRLLEDNGQRNGRKVSA; from the coding sequence GTGAAGAGCATCGTCAAGATCGGTTGCGGCGCCGGCTTCTGGGGCGACAGTCCGGAGGGGCCGGAGCAACTCGTCAAGGCCGGCGTCGATTACCTCGTCATGGATTATCTCGCCGAGATCACCATGTCGATCCTGACCCGCATGAAGGCCCAGAAGCCCGAACTCGGCTATGCGACGGATTTCGTCACCACGGTGATGAAGCCGCTGGCGGCTCAGATCAAGGCGAAGAAGATCCGCGTGGTGACCAATGCCGGCGGCGTCAATCCCGAGGCCTGCCGCGATGCGCTGGTGGCCCTGTTCAAGGAACTGGGCGTCGATCTGAGCGTCGCAGTCGTGCTCGGCGACGATCTCACCGATCGCGCCGGGGAGTTCCAGGCGCGCGGCGTCACCGAGATGTTCTCTGGCGAGCCGATGCCGGCGAAGCTCACCAGCGTCAATGCCTATCTCGGCGCCTTCCCGATCGCCCGCGCGCTCGATCTCGGCGCCGATATCGTGCTGACCGGACGGTGCGTGGATTCGGCGGTCGTGCTCGGACCGCTGATCCATGAATTCGGCTGGAAGGAAGATGATTTCGACCTGCTGGCTGCGGGCAGCCTAGCCGGCCATATCATCGAGTGCGGCGCGCAGACCACGGGTGGCGTGTTCACCGACTGGCGTGACGTCGCCGAGGACTGGGACCGGATGGGTTTCCCAATCGCCGAATGCCGAGCCGACGGAACGTTCGAGATCACCAAGCCGGAGGACACCGGTGGCGCGGTGACGCCCGAGACCGTGGCCGAGCAGGTCGTCTACGAGGTCGGAGATCCCCGGAGCTACCTGCTGCCTGATGTGACCTGCGATTTCTCGATGGTGACGCTGGCAGCGAGCGGTCCGGACCGGGTGCGCGTGACGGGCGCCAAGGGTCGCGCGCCGACCAGTACCTACAAGGTCTGCGCGACCTATGCCGACGGCTATCGCTCCGCCGCAACCATGATGATCGCCGGCCGAGAAGCGGTGGCCAAAGCCGAGGCGGTTGGCCGGGCGATCCTGAAGCGTTCGTCGCGGCTGATGCACGAGGCGGGGTTTGCCGATTTCACCGAGCGCGCGTTAGAGGTGATCGGCAGTGAATTCAGCTATGGCGCGCAGGCCGCCCATGGCGACGCCCGCGAGGTTATTCTTCGCATCGCCGTGCGGCATGGCTCGAAGGACGCATTGCAGATTTTCGGCCGGGAAATCTATCCCGCAGCGACGGCCATGGCGCAGGGGCTGACGGGCTTCGCCGGCGGACGGCCGGAGCCGCAGCCGGTGATACGGCTGTTTTCGTTCCTGACCGACAAGTCGGATGTGCAGGTGCGCATCGTGTTCGGCGACGAAGCGCGCACGATTGCGATCTTCCAGCCCGACCCGGGAAGCGGAGAGGCTCTAGTCGAGCACCCGCTTCAAAGCCAAGAAATTCCCACGGGGGCGGTAGCCAATGTCCCGCTGATCCGCATCGCACATGGCCGTAGCGGCGATAAGGGCGATACCGCCAATATCGGCGTCATCGCCCGCGACGAGAAGTTTGTGCCGATCATCCGTCGCGCTCTCACCGAGCAGGCGGTCGGCCAGTATTTCCAGCACATTCTGCGCGGCAAGGTCACGCGGTTCGAGTGGCCGGGGCTCACCGGCTTTAACTTCGTGATGGAAAACGCGCTTGGCGGCGGCGGCGTGGCATCGCTGCGCAACGATCCGCAGGGCAAGGCGCTGGCGCAGATTCTCATGGACATGCCGGTCGCGGTGCCGGTGCGCTTGCTTGAGGATAACGGCCAGCGGAACGGACGGAAAGTATCAGCATGA
- a CDS encoding enoyl-CoA hydratase-related protein — MKVPVRTERDGAVLSIMIDREERRNALNESVASAIISALDAAEANRDIRAVVLTGAGEKAFCAGGDLQPAADGTPFTIDPANPRHYVAGLLTRMERCSLPIIGRINGHALAGGFGLLCACDLVVAREDALLGVSEVKVGLFPMMILPFLLRNLPNRLLMELCLTGEPITGAEAKAAGIINYAVPGAELDAKVSWLLDRVTGKSPTGIRLGKQGLRNIREMSMANALEYAQFMLVNMARTGDAKEGFAAFNEKRAPNWTAE; from the coding sequence TTGAAGGTTCCGGTCAGAACAGAGCGCGACGGCGCCGTCCTGTCGATCATGATCGACCGCGAAGAGCGGCGAAACGCGCTGAACGAGAGCGTGGCGTCCGCAATCATCTCCGCGTTGGACGCGGCCGAAGCAAACCGCGACATCCGCGCCGTGGTGCTGACGGGTGCGGGCGAAAAGGCATTCTGCGCCGGCGGCGATCTGCAGCCGGCCGCCGATGGAACGCCCTTCACCATCGATCCCGCCAACCCCAGGCATTACGTCGCCGGCCTGCTGACGCGGATGGAGCGGTGCTCGCTGCCGATCATCGGCCGCATCAATGGCCATGCGCTGGCGGGCGGTTTCGGCCTGCTCTGCGCTTGCGATCTCGTCGTGGCGCGAGAGGATGCCCTGCTCGGCGTCTCCGAGGTCAAGGTCGGGCTCTTCCCCATGATGATCCTGCCCTTCCTGCTGCGCAACCTGCCCAACCGGCTGCTGATGGAACTGTGCCTGACAGGCGAGCCGATCACCGGCGCGGAGGCGAAGGCGGCGGGCATCATCAATTACGCCGTGCCGGGTGCGGAACTCGACGCCAAGGTGAGCTGGCTGCTCGACCGCGTCACCGGCAAGTCGCCCACCGGCATCCGGCTCGGCAAGCAGGGCCTGCGCAATATCAGGGAAATGAGCATGGCCAACGCGCTCGAATATGCGCAGTTCATGCTGGTCAACATGGCGCGCACCGGGGATGCGAAGGAGGGCTTTGCCGCCTTCAACGAAAAGCGCGCACCCAACTGGACGGCGGAGTAG
- a CDS encoding acyl-CoA dehydrogenase family protein, whose amino-acid sequence MTASLKNDFAASAFDLTPDQQEILDQADKFAHGELYPLSERMDNEEWWPEHAFPKIGDAGYFGVTVPEEYGGVGLDLVSAGLVLQGFSRWNHAMALAVVAHDNLCANNIYRNGNEEQRRKYLPGLCSGRKIGALGLTEPGAGSDALGSMRTTARRDGDHYVLNGSKIYITNGPVADVLLVYAKTDKEKGAHGISAFIVEKDFPGFKVAQKLIKMGYRGSQTAELVFEDCRVPAENLVGGENRGVSVVMSGLDLERAMISPLCLGIAERALELSIDYAQTRQQFGKPIGSFQMVQSMLAEMYVLVETMRSFTYKTLAAAAPLEIGEGGRGDIHMLTAASVMYAANSVNAVLDKAVQIHGGSGYIWESEINRLFRSTKLLEIGAGTTEVRKMIIAGELLKGMKRNG is encoded by the coding sequence ATGACTGCCAGTCTCAAGAACGATTTCGCCGCATCGGCGTTCGACCTGACGCCCGACCAGCAGGAGATACTGGACCAGGCCGACAAGTTCGCGCACGGCGAGCTCTATCCCCTCTCTGAGCGGATGGATAACGAGGAGTGGTGGCCGGAGCATGCCTTTCCCAAGATCGGCGATGCGGGCTATTTCGGCGTCACGGTGCCGGAGGAATATGGCGGCGTCGGGCTCGACCTCGTCTCCGCCGGCCTCGTGCTGCAGGGTTTCTCGCGCTGGAATCATGCGATGGCGCTCGCTGTCGTGGCGCATGACAACCTCTGCGCCAACAATATCTACCGCAACGGCAACGAGGAACAGCGCCGCAAATATCTGCCCGGCTTGTGCTCGGGCCGGAAGATCGGTGCGCTGGGCCTGACCGAGCCCGGCGCCGGCTCGGATGCGCTCGGCTCGATGCGCACCACAGCCCGCCGCGATGGCGACCACTATGTGCTGAATGGCTCGAAAATCTACATCACCAACGGCCCTGTCGCCGATGTCCTGCTGGTCTACGCCAAGACCGACAAGGAGAAGGGCGCACACGGAATTTCCGCCTTCATCGTCGAAAAGGATTTTCCCGGCTTCAAGGTGGCGCAGAAGCTGATCAAGATGGGTTATCGCGGCAGCCAGACGGCGGAGCTGGTGTTCGAGGATTGCCGCGTGCCGGCCGAAAATCTTGTCGGCGGCGAGAATCGCGGTGTGTCCGTGGTCATGAGCGGTCTCGATCTCGAGCGTGCGATGATTTCGCCGCTCTGCCTCGGCATCGCCGAACGCGCGCTGGAACTCTCGATCGATTATGCCCAGACGCGCCAGCAATTCGGCAAGCCCATCGGCTCGTTCCAGATGGTGCAATCCATGCTCGCCGAAATGTACGTGCTGGTCGAGACCATGCGCAGCTTCACCTATAAGACGCTTGCCGCGGCAGCCCCATTGGAGATTGGCGAGGGCGGGCGCGGCGATATCCACATGCTGACGGCGGCATCGGTGATGTATGCCGCCAATTCCGTCAACGCGGTGCTCGACAAGGCGGTGCAGATTCATGGCGGATCGGGGTATATCTGGGAATCGGAGATCAACCGGCTGTTCCGCTCCACCAAGCTTCTCGAGATCGGCGCCGGCACGACGGAGGTCCGCAAGATGATCATTGCGGGCGAACTCCTGAAAGGAATGAAGCGCAATGGCTGA
- a CDS encoding SDR family NAD(P)-dependent oxidoreductase, whose product MAEKEFGLDDDALAIHPTVYGPEAFKGKTVLISGGAGGIGRATAWLLGRLGARIIIAGRSEAKLASAVVAMTARGLHVTSQTVDIREPESVAALYAAIAESGGFDILVNSAGGQFPQAAIDFSVKGWNTVVNTNLNGTWHMMQGAGRHWRDTGRPGSIVTIVVVTGHGLHGVAHTIAARSGVIGLSRALAVEWAPHNIRVNCIAPGVIETPGWKVYDEKAVEAYPKSNPMMRNGTTWDVAEACAYLGGSAAAYVTGEVVHVAGGAQLWGETWTIDKPDYFKV is encoded by the coding sequence ATGGCTGAGAAGGAATTCGGCCTGGACGACGACGCCCTCGCGATCCACCCCACTGTCTATGGGCCGGAGGCGTTCAAGGGCAAGACCGTGCTCATATCGGGCGGCGCCGGCGGCATCGGCCGTGCCACGGCCTGGCTGCTCGGCCGTCTCGGCGCGCGCATCATCATAGCCGGCCGCAGCGAAGCCAAGCTCGCATCCGCAGTCGTAGCGATGACCGCGCGCGGACTGCACGTCACGTCGCAGACGGTCGATATCAGGGAGCCGGAAAGCGTCGCGGCGCTTTATGCGGCGATTGCCGAGTCCGGCGGCTTCGATATTCTGGTCAACAGCGCGGGCGGCCAGTTCCCGCAAGCCGCGATCGATTTCTCGGTCAAGGGCTGGAACACTGTCGTCAATACCAATCTCAACGGCACCTGGCACATGATGCAGGGTGCCGGGAGGCACTGGCGCGACACCGGCAGGCCGGGCAGCATCGTCACCATCGTCGTCGTCACCGGCCATGGATTGCATGGCGTGGCGCATACGATTGCCGCGCGCTCCGGCGTCATCGGACTTTCCCGGGCGCTGGCCGTGGAATGGGCGCCGCACAATATCCGGGTCAATTGCATCGCCCCCGGCGTCATCGAGACGCCAGGCTGGAAAGTCTATGACGAGAAGGCCGTCGAGGCCTATCCCAAGTCCAATCCCATGATGCGCAACGGCACGACCTGGGATGTGGCCGAGGCCTGCGCCTATCTCGGTGGGTCGGCGGCGGCCTATGTCACCGGCGAGGTGGTGCATGTGGCAGGCGGCGCCCAATTGTGGGGCGAGACCTGGACGATCGACAAGCCGGATTACTTCAAGGTGTGA
- a CDS encoding NADPH:quinone oxidoreductase family protein: MKAILSRIAGGPESLTIEEIDEPMPGPGQIVVSVAAVGANFPDSLIISDRYQHKPARPFSPGGEISGVVSAVGEDVEDFAIGDRVLAMIIWGGLAEKVAVDAWRCSKLPDAMPFDEAAAFILTYGTSYHALVDRARLQPGETLLVLGASGGVGLAAVEIGKALGARVIAAASTDEKMALAIERGATDGVVYGSDPDDTTVQRALAAKFKAVCGEGGFDVIYDPVGGGYSEPALRSIAWLGRYLVVGFPAGIAKIPLNLPLLKGCDILGIFWGSAMERDPVRHRTAVEALFALYAEGKVRPTISKHYPFEESAQAIIDLASRKATGKLVITIP; the protein is encoded by the coding sequence ATGAAAGCCATCCTCAGCCGCATTGCCGGCGGTCCGGAATCCCTGACGATCGAGGAGATCGACGAACCCATGCCCGGACCCGGCCAGATTGTGGTGTCGGTGGCGGCGGTGGGCGCCAACTTCCCCGACTCGCTGATTATCTCCGACCGCTACCAGCATAAGCCAGCGCGCCCGTTCTCTCCCGGCGGCGAGATCTCGGGTGTGGTCTCGGCCGTCGGCGAAGATGTCGAGGATTTCGCGATCGGTGACCGCGTGCTGGCGATGATCATCTGGGGCGGGCTCGCCGAGAAAGTCGCCGTCGATGCCTGGCGCTGCTCGAAGTTACCCGATGCCATGCCCTTCGACGAGGCCGCCGCATTCATCCTGACCTACGGCACGTCCTATCACGCGCTGGTTGATCGTGCGCGATTGCAGCCGGGCGAGACCTTGCTGGTGCTCGGCGCCTCGGGGGGCGTCGGGCTGGCGGCGGTGGAGATCGGAAAAGCGCTTGGCGCGCGGGTCATCGCGGCAGCCTCGACGGACGAGAAGATGGCGCTTGCTATCGAGCGCGGCGCGACGGATGGTGTCGTCTACGGTTCCGACCCGGACGACACGACCGTGCAACGCGCACTCGCCGCGAAATTCAAGGCCGTCTGCGGCGAGGGCGGATTTGATGTGATCTACGATCCGGTTGGCGGCGGCTATTCGGAGCCGGCCTTGCGCAGCATCGCTTGGCTCGGCCGCTATCTCGTGGTCGGCTTCCCCGCCGGTATCGCCAAGATCCCGCTCAACCTGCCGCTTCTCAAGGGCTGCGATATCCTGGGCATCTTCTGGGGATCGGCGATGGAGCGAGATCCCGTGCGGCATCGCACTGCGGTCGAGGCGCTTTTCGCGCTTTACGCCGAGGGCAAGGTGCGGCCCACGATCTCGAAACATTATCCGTTCGAAGAAAGCGCTCAGGCTATCATCGACCTCGCTTCCCGAAAGGCAACCGGCAAGCTGGTGATAACCATTCCATGA
- a CDS encoding VOC family protein produces the protein MNCSNFDVSLAFYQRLGFKVVLEFDEEMTFGETGLGPILRLPDDCDGRAALLALSDQPGALRLDLIEWKKPIVNDGPAPNLARRGFGRICLKVLDTDRLHRELIDAGHMPYTPPGRIRLGGSNIKIFCVEDPDGVVLEFMEFIKD, from the coding sequence GTGAACTGCTCGAATTTCGATGTCTCGCTCGCCTTCTACCAAAGGCTGGGCTTCAAGGTCGTGCTGGAATTCGACGAGGAGATGACCTTTGGCGAGACGGGCCTCGGCCCCATCCTTCGCCTGCCGGATGATTGCGACGGACGCGCGGCACTTCTCGCCCTTAGCGACCAGCCGGGCGCGCTGCGACTCGACCTGATCGAATGGAAAAAACCCATCGTGAACGATGGGCCAGCTCCAAATCTCGCGCGACGGGGTTTCGGCCGCATTTGCCTCAAAGTGCTGGATACGGACCGGCTTCATCGCGAGCTGATCGATGCCGGCCACATGCCCTACACGCCGCCGGGTCGGATCCGTCTTGGTGGTTCCAATATCAAGATATTCTGTGTCGAAGACCCGGATGGCGTGGTTCTCGAATTCATGGAATTTATCAAGGACTAG
- a CDS encoding PaaI family thioesterase, with protein sequence MIARNEPPPSYAETEELLRDSGWSIIHISPFSDLVGPAWKRDGEHRFAFVMKEKHDNSLGRAHGGMIMSFCDDGLGVTARVPHPGKHLLTISFECKFISGPKLGELVELQCEIVKATTTLSFVRGTCMVGSRVVADASGIWKAVSRA encoded by the coding sequence ATGATCGCACGAAATGAACCGCCACCCTCCTATGCCGAGACCGAAGAGCTTCTGAGAGACAGCGGCTGGTCGATCATCCACATCTCCCCGTTCTCGGACCTCGTCGGGCCCGCCTGGAAGCGCGATGGCGAGCACCGCTTCGCCTTCGTCATGAAGGAAAAGCACGACAATTCGCTGGGCCGCGCGCATGGCGGCATGATCATGAGCTTCTGCGACGATGGTCTGGGCGTAACCGCACGCGTGCCGCATCCGGGCAAGCACCTGCTGACGATCAGCTTCGAGTGCAAGTTCATCTCGGGCCCGAAACTCGGCGAACTGGTCGAGCTTCAATGCGAGATCGTCAAGGCGACGACCACGCTCTCCTTCGTTCGCGGCACCTGCATGGTCGGCAGCCGGGTTGTCGCCGACGCCTCGGGTATCTGGAAGGCTGTATCCAGGGCGTGA
- a CDS encoding sugar ABC transporter ATP-binding protein codes for MQPLIEMREVTKEYRSVPAVTKVSFTLQPGEVHALLGENGAGKSTLTKMMCGVTQPTSGEMLFDGKPVTFNTPSEALDNGVAMVFQETSLVPSMTVAQNLYLGDEKLFNRIRGLNIAAQTFLQSLNFNVNPTAIVSGLGAAHKQMVEIARAVRKNVRVIIFDEPTASLTPEEKHHFFALIARLKQRGVSIIFISHAIEEALQIADRITILRDGELVASDVTSAFDRDKIIRAMVGRSLSNALYRKHSGSGAREVGDKVLSVQNLSMGNIVKNTSFSIYSGQITGMFGLIGSGRTETAKIIAGVVKRNFFNGGEIHLRDKAVRYRVPRQAVQDGIVYVTEDRKIEGFFETMTIAENLHMGALAAGQSKGVVVSMTEMKTLADEWTKTLNIRAINSNARVIELSGGNQQKVVISKSLVQRPRIIIFDEPTRGVDVGAIAEIHQFINKLADEGLAVMVISSYLPEILNISDRILVCRSGRVVEEFAPEEATEDKIMYAAVH; via the coding sequence ATGCAGCCCCTGATCGAAATGCGCGAGGTCACCAAGGAATATCGCAGTGTTCCCGCCGTGACCAAGGTCAGCTTCACGCTGCAACCGGGCGAAGTTCACGCCCTGCTTGGCGAGAACGGTGCGGGCAAATCGACGCTGACCAAGATGATGTGCGGCGTGACTCAGCCGACGTCGGGCGAGATGCTGTTCGACGGCAAGCCCGTCACATTCAACACACCATCCGAAGCGCTCGACAATGGTGTCGCCATGGTGTTTCAGGAAACCAGCCTGGTGCCCTCGATGACCGTGGCGCAGAACCTCTATCTCGGCGACGAAAAGCTGTTCAATCGCATTCGCGGCCTCAATATCGCGGCGCAGACGTTTCTCCAGTCGCTGAATTTCAACGTCAATCCGACCGCGATCGTCTCCGGCCTTGGTGCCGCCCACAAGCAGATGGTCGAGATCGCGCGCGCGGTGCGGAAAAATGTCCGCGTCATCATTTTTGACGAGCCCACGGCGTCGCTGACGCCGGAGGAGAAGCATCACTTTTTTGCGCTGATCGCCCGGCTGAAGCAGCGGGGTGTGTCGATCATCTTCATCTCGCATGCCATCGAGGAGGCGCTACAGATCGCCGACCGGATCACCATCCTGCGCGACGGCGAACTGGTGGCGAGCGACGTGACCTCGGCCTTCGACCGCGACAAGATCATCCGCGCGATGGTCGGGCGCTCGCTTTCGAATGCGCTCTATCGCAAGCATAGCGGCAGCGGCGCGCGCGAGGTCGGCGACAAGGTGCTGAGCGTGCAGAACCTGTCGATGGGCAATATCGTCAAGAACACCTCGTTTTCGATCTATTCCGGGCAGATCACCGGCATGTTCGGGCTGATCGGATCGGGCCGGACGGAGACGGCGAAGATCATCGCCGGCGTGGTGAAGCGCAATTTCTTCAACGGTGGCGAAATCCATCTGCGCGACAAGGCGGTGCGCTACCGGGTGCCGCGCCAGGCGGTGCAGGATGGCATCGTCTATGTCACCGAGGACCGCAAGATCGAGGGATTCTTCGAGACCATGACGATCGCCGAGAATCTGCATATGGGCGCGCTCGCCGCAGGCCAGAGCAAGGGCGTCGTGGTCAGCATGACGGAGATGAAGACGCTTGCCGACGAGTGGACGAAGACACTCAACATCCGCGCCATCAACAGCAATGCGCGCGTCATCGAACTCTCGGGCGGCAACCAGCAGAAGGTGGTGATCTCGAAATCACTGGTGCAGAGGCCGAGGATCATCATCTTCGACGAACCGACGCGCGGCGTCGATGTCGGCGCGATCGCGGAAATCCACCAGTTCATCAACAAGCTCGCCGATGAGGGCCTCGCGGTCATGGTGATCTCGTCCTACCTGCCGGAGATCCTCAACATTTCGGACCGGATCCTCGTCTGCCGGTCCGGCCGCGTGGTCGAGGAATTCGCGCCCGAGGAGGCGACCGAGGACAAGATCATGTATGCGGCCGTGCACTGA
- a CDS encoding SMP-30/gluconolactonase/LRE family protein: MASETWTRWRYRLVPDHVVGEILAKTWIDTLIPVVFLAAVLTFFSIELPGWLAGSNLSDIAQIYGEYLIIIIGITFVMMAGGIDLSVGSTFALCNLAALMLINSMELNLALGIPMIMLLGGLIGLVNGLLIGYLGMRAFLTTLVTLIIVRAVVEQGLLDYGQIISSGFNASASWEFMAIGSVFGIPSSLFVAAFIAIAGHIVLTRMKFGWHVMAVGGSRRSAYNAGIKVKRTVCITYVLSGVLTGLSSTFYAARLSSAGTDVGKGLEVTMLTAVVLGGISLGGGRGSVVKAMLGAVIILLVQNSLIRMGLTSGTSSLILGGILLLAVAIDVRWVKNRHKLLARAYVSPTYFKLPPLPATAEGSGSDYALNDRLHGVQAIGLGVLDGPEDMTFDRDDNMYCGSRHGDIMRLFAPDYTRSEVFAHIGGHPLGLAFDKQGNLHTCVGGMGLFRISPAGEVTKLSDETNRTFLSVIDDSRLRLADDLDIAPDGRVFFSEATIRYEMYDWVIDGLEARGNGRIICYDPKDDSSRTVLPSLQLPNGICVEKNGQSLLYAETWGCRITRWYFDGPKKGQREVIIENLPGYPDNINRASDGNYWCALCGMRSPVFDLALRMPDFRRRMVQKVGRDDWLYPNMNTGCVIKFDAQGNILDVLWDRAGDNHPMITSIREHKGYLYLGGIYNNRVGRIALSGADPNWTSFREYWGTPA; encoded by the coding sequence ATGGCCTCGGAAACCTGGACACGCTGGCGCTATCGGCTTGTTCCCGATCACGTCGTCGGCGAAATCCTTGCCAAGACCTGGATCGACACCCTGATACCGGTCGTTTTCCTCGCGGCGGTGCTGACGTTTTTCAGCATTGAGCTGCCGGGATGGCTGGCCGGATCCAACCTTTCCGACATCGCCCAGATTTACGGCGAATACCTCATCATCATTATCGGCATCACCTTCGTCATGATGGCCGGCGGCATCGACCTTTCCGTCGGCTCGACATTCGCACTGTGCAATCTTGCGGCACTGATGCTGATCAACTCGATGGAACTCAATCTCGCGCTCGGCATCCCCATGATCATGCTGCTGGGCGGCCTGATCGGGCTCGTTAACGGTCTGCTGATTGGCTATCTCGGCATGCGGGCATTCTTGACCACACTTGTGACGCTGATCATCGTTCGTGCCGTCGTGGAGCAGGGTCTCCTGGACTACGGTCAGATCATCAGCAGCGGGTTCAACGCCTCGGCCAGTTGGGAATTCATGGCCATCGGCAGTGTCTTCGGCATTCCATCCAGCCTGTTCGTCGCGGCATTCATTGCAATCGCCGGTCATATCGTTCTCACGCGCATGAAATTCGGCTGGCACGTGATGGCGGTGGGCGGTTCGCGCCGCTCGGCCTACAATGCCGGCATCAAGGTCAAACGCACGGTCTGCATCACTTATGTGCTGTCGGGCGTGTTGACCGGGTTGTCATCGACCTTTTACGCGGCGCGGCTGTCGAGCGCCGGAACAGATGTCGGAAAAGGGCTTGAAGTTACGATGCTGACAGCGGTTGTGCTCGGTGGCATCAGCCTGGGCGGCGGCCGTGGTTCGGTGGTCAAGGCGATGCTCGGCGCCGTCATCATCCTGCTGGTGCAGAACAGTCTTATCCGCATGGGCCTGACCAGCGGCACCAGTTCGCTGATCCTCGGCGGCATATTGCTGCTCGCCGTCGCCATCGATGTGCGCTGGGTCAAGAACCGCCACAAGCTGCTCGCCCGCGCCTATGTCTCGCCGACCTATTTCAAGCTGCCGCCGCTGCCAGCCACGGCCGAAGGGTCGGGTTCGGACTATGCGCTGAACGACAGGCTGCACGGCGTCCAGGCGATAGGCCTCGGCGTGCTCGACGGCCCTGAAGACATGACGTTCGACAGGGACGACAACATGTATTGCGGCAGCCGGCACGGCGATATCATGCGGCTGTTCGCGCCCGACTACACGCGATCGGAGGTCTTCGCCCACATCGGTGGCCATCCGCTGGGGCTGGCATTCGACAAGCAGGGCAATCTTCATACCTGCGTCGGCGGCATGGGCCTGTTCCGGATTTCGCCGGCTGGCGAGGTGACCAAGCTCTCCGACGAGACCAACCGGACGTTCCTGTCGGTGATCGACGATTCCCGCCTGCGGCTGGCCGACGATCTGGATATCGCGCCGGACGGGCGGGTGTTCTTCTCCGAAGCGACGATCCGCTACGAGATGTATGACTGGGTGATCGACGGGCTGGAAGCACGCGGCAATGGCCGCATCATCTGTTACGATCCCAAGGACGATTCCTCCCGCACCGTGCTGCCGAGCCTGCAACTGCCGAACGGCATTTGCGTCGAGAAGAACGGGCAATCGCTGCTCTACGCCGAGACCTGGGGCTGCCGCATCACCCGATGGTATTTCGACGGGCCGAAGAAGGGCCAGCGCGAAGTCATCATCGAAAACCTGCCGGGCTATCCTGACAATATCAACCGCGCCTCGGACGGCAATTACTGGTGCGCGCTTTGCGGCATGCGTTCGCCGGTCTTCGATCTGGCGCTGCGCATGCCCGACTTTCGCCGCCGCATGGTGCAGAAGGTCGGCCGCGACGACTGGCTCTACCCCAACATGAATACCGGCTGCGTGATCAAGTTCGACGCCCAGGGCAATATCCTCGACGTGCTGTGGGATCGGGCTGGCGACAACCATCCGATGATCACCTCGATCCGCGAGCACAAGGGCTATCTCTATCTCGGCGGCATCTACAACAACCGGGTGGGCCGGATCGCGCTTTCCGGCGCCGACCCGAACTGGACCTCGTTCAGGGAATATTGGGGGACGCCAGCGTGA